A region from the Salmo trutta chromosome 40, fSalTru1.1, whole genome shotgun sequence genome encodes:
- the LOC115180405 gene encoding protein mono-ADP-ribosyltransferase PARP12-like produces MVIDDTQYPFTSFLSTSNTTTSSVPPFWDQSRLPGIGFERVMLPNSATEYKDIKALFDKTTVGFNIRTIERVQNPALWKFYVLQRDQMESLRTSINEKQLFHGTDSKHVDSICRNNFDWRLCGTNGTSFGKGSYFARDAKYSHRFTSQSGLRSMFVCQSCDT; encoded by the exons ATGGTCATTGACGACACTCAGTATCCCTTCACTTCTTTCTTAAGCACGTCTAATACCACCACTTCTTCTGTGCCACCTTTCTGGGACCAGTCTCGGTTGCCTGGGATTGGCTTTGAG AGAGTTATGTTGCCAAACTCAGCAACGGAATACAAAGACATCAAGGCCCTTTTTGATAAAACAACAGTGGGGTTCAACATACGCACCATTGAGAGAGTGCAAAACCCTGCCCTATGGAAGTTCTACGTGCT GCAAAGAGATCAGATGGAATCCTTACGGACAAGCATCAATGAGAAGCAGCTTTTCCATGGAACTGACTCCAAACATGTTGACAGCATTTGCAGAAACAACTTTGACTGGAGGCTATGTGGAACAAATGGAACTTCATTTGGGAAAG GAAGTTACTTTGCCAGGGATGCTAAGTACTCACACAGATTCACCAGCCAGTCAGGTTTGAGGTCCATGTTTGTTTGTCagtcatgtgacacttag
- the LOC115180404 gene encoding protein mono-ADP-ribosyltransferase PARP12, with translation MGHADLYRKRLNILFEIMEGSSNVPNFGKKQICHDFIFGRCTGGAKCKGIHSTMPYQWEVENGRGWSRIPDNEGIERDYCDPAKTQSSGIPPVNFITMTRGHRKVHRLATVSSLDQPDAVLATKWTWYWEEKHDGWTPYLSPTEEDLERVFKDPSRGSVIEFNAGRFTYEVNLEVMIQINTSSHTQRLVRRRPMFKSSIDVQRATGTSNTTTSSVPPFWDQSRLPGIGFERVMLPNSATEYKDIKALFDKTTVGFNIRTIERVQNPALWKFYVLQRDQMESLRTSINEKQLFHGTDSKHVDSICRNNFDWRLCGTNGTSFGKGWMPV, from the exons ATGGGACATGCTGACTTGTACCGAAAGAGGTTAAACATTTTATTCGAAATCATGGAAGGTTCATCAAATGTGCCCAACTTTG GAAAAAAACAAATTTGTCATGACTTCATTTTTGGACGCTGCACTGGAGGAG CTAAGTGCAAGGGCATCCATTCTACTATGCCATACCAATGGGAGGTGGAGAATGGACGTGGCTGGTCACGTATCCCAGACAATGAGGGCATTGAAAGGGACTACTGTGACCCAGCAAAGACCCAGAG TAGCGGGATACCACCGGTTAACTTTATCACCATGACCCGTGGGCACCGCAAAGTTCACCGCCTTGCTACGGTTTCCTCCCTGGACCAGCCAGATGCTGTCCTTGCTACCAAGTGGACCTGGTACTGGGAGGAAAAGCATGATGGCTGGACTCCATATTTGTCACCA ACTGAGGAGGACCTAGAGAGGGTGTTCAAGGATCCATCTCGTGGCTCAGTGATTGAGTTTAATGCTGGAAGATTCACCTATGAAGTCAATTTGGAAG TCATGATCCAGATAAATACAAGCTCACACACCCAAAGACTGGTAAGAAGACGGCCGATGTTCAAATCATCCATAGATGTTCAGAGAGCTACTGG CACGTCTAATACCACCACTTCTTCTGTGCCACCTTTCTGGGACCAGTCTCGGTTGCCTGGGATTGGCTTTGAG AGAGTTATGTTGCCAAACTCAGCAACGGAATACAAAGACATCAAGGCCCTTTTTGATAAAACAACAGTGGGGTTCAACATACGCACCATTGAGAGAGTGCAAAACCCTGCCCTATGGAAGTTCTACGTGCT GCAAAGAGATCAGATGGAATCCTTACGGACAAGCATCAATGAGAAGCAGCTTTTCCATGGAACTGACTCCAAACATGTTGACAGCATTTGCAGAAACAACTTTGACTGGAGGCTATGTGGAACAAATGGAACTTCATTTGGGAAAGGTTGGATGCCCGTATAG
- the LOC115180137 gene encoding aryl hydrocarbon receptor nuclear translocator-like protein 1 translates to MYNDLLSVPSPHRGPGHTEAEQPSSSKLLDGKERNILDITQFGCVDRPQLTVLTPRYVTEESKRTILIPGISSGMATMIYAGSIGTQIANELFDSNRDNCSPSSGTSSPFCPPQDRSPMVSSHANMPNEEVTDSDTVSKSGSESASKGATYAGSNTHMETGESSQMDLDSMVGPGLGILSNNEAAMAVIMSLLETDANLGDAVDFDNMHWSH, encoded by the exons ATGTACAATGATTTGTTGTCTGTTCCCTCTCCACACAGGGGACCCGGTCACACAGAAGCTGAACAGCCAAGCAGCTCCAAGCTGTTGGATGGTAAGGAAAGGAATATTCTGGATATAACTCAGTTTGGGTGTGTGGACCGACCTCAGCTCACTGTCCTGACCCCTCGCTATGTTACAGAAGAGAGCAAACGTACTATCCTTATCCCTGGCATCTCCAGTGGCATGGCCACTATGATCTACGCTGGCAGCATAGGGACCCAGATAGCAAACGAGCTCTTTGACTCCAACAG GGACAATTGTTCTCCGTCCAGTGGAACCTCCAGTCCCTTCTGTCCACCTCAGGACAGGTCTCCAATGGTCTCCTCTCATGCCAAC ATGCCAAATGAGGAGGTGACTGACTCAGATACAGTGAGCAAGTCTGGATCAGAGTCTGCTTCAAAGGGGGCCACATACGCTGGCAGCAACACACATATGGAAACAG GAGAGAGCTCCCAGATGGACCTGGACAGCATGGTGGGACCAGGCCTCGGTATCCTGAGCAACAATGAGGCTGCCATGGCCGTCATCATGAGCCTGCTGGAGACTGATGCCAACCTGGGGGATGCAGTAGACTTTGACAACATGCACTGGTCTCACTAG